Proteins from a single region of Thermococcus sp.:
- a CDS encoding proton-conducting transporter membrane subunit produces the protein MEAVVYLLLLPLIASILSLAGERWGRALTPAFAFATAILSTLMLYGGRTVSTPNLYADWYSLVIAAIVSWVYLFASMASIYYTEGLERPFFDLRYYWSMLSLFALTMNFTAVVSNLGWMWIGLEATTVVSALLILTEGEKRNVEGAWRYMIVASAGLGIAFLSVILAYASAGTLDVRSLTFTQKEALLVSTLALIGFGTKAGLFPMHGWLPDAHGSAPSPVSAMLSGTLLPTALLVYYRVLSASAWNAPAKVTLLFGILTLLAAALLMASQRFLKRLLAYSSMDMMGVAAIGLGLAHYHPALLKLVFLLLAVHAFSKGALFITAGSVMRAYGTHEIAGIGGLMDSNPMSGLSFVLSSLSVTGSPPFGTFIAELGIIGVTLSRSYWWAFFVGTGLLLSFLALNWHSARMAFGDGERREVPLGEGAIALTMTLTALGISLYAWYLVITGGLVI, from the coding sequence ATGGAAGCAGTGGTTTACCTCCTCTTACTCCCCCTCATCGCCTCAATTCTCTCCCTAGCGGGCGAGAGGTGGGGACGGGCCCTGACGCCTGCCTTTGCATTCGCAACGGCCATCCTCTCGACCCTGATGCTCTACGGGGGAAGGACCGTCTCAACGCCGAACCTCTACGCTGACTGGTACTCGCTCGTCATTGCCGCCATAGTCTCGTGGGTCTACCTCTTCGCATCCATGGCCTCCATCTACTACACCGAGGGACTGGAGAGGCCCTTCTTCGACCTCCGCTACTACTGGAGCATGCTCTCGCTCTTCGCCCTCACGATGAACTTTACCGCCGTGGTTTCAAACCTCGGCTGGATGTGGATCGGGCTTGAGGCCACAACGGTCGTGAGCGCCCTCCTGATACTCACGGAAGGCGAGAAGAGGAACGTCGAGGGGGCATGGAGGTACATGATAGTCGCCTCGGCGGGGCTTGGGATAGCCTTCCTCTCGGTGATCTTAGCCTACGCTTCCGCCGGAACCCTCGACGTCAGGAGCCTGACGTTCACCCAGAAGGAAGCTCTCCTGGTCTCCACCCTTGCTCTGATTGGCTTCGGCACCAAGGCCGGCCTCTTCCCGATGCACGGCTGGTTGCCTGACGCCCACGGAAGTGCCCCTTCACCGGTCAGCGCCATGCTCTCCGGAACGCTCCTTCCGACGGCCCTGCTCGTCTACTACAGGGTTCTAAGCGCGTCGGCATGGAATGCTCCAGCGAAAGTTACGCTCCTCTTTGGAATCCTCACACTCCTTGCCGCAGCCCTGCTGATGGCGTCCCAGAGGTTCCTCAAGAGGTTGCTCGCCTACTCCAGCATGGACATGATGGGGGTAGCGGCAATAGGCCTCGGCCTGGCCCACTACCACCCTGCCTTGCTAAAGCTGGTCTTCCTCCTCCTGGCAGTCCACGCCTTCTCCAAGGGGGCCCTCTTCATAACCGCCGGCAGCGTAATGAGGGCCTACGGAACTCACGAGATAGCGGGAATAGGGGGCCTCATGGACTCAAACCCCATGAGCGGCCTCTCATTCGTCCTCTCGTCCCTGTCCGTGACTGGAAGTCCCCCGTTCGGGACGTTCATAGCGGAACTCGGAATAATAGGGGTCACCCTGTCAAGGAGCTACTGGTGGGCGTTCTTTGTGGGGACGGGCCTGTTGCTCTCCTTCCTGGCCCTGAACTGGCACTCGGCCAGGATGGCCTTTGGCGACGGAGAAAGGCGGGAGGTTCCCCTAGGAGAGGGGGCCATAGCGCTCACCATGACCCTGACGGCCCTTGGGATAAGCCTCTACGCGTGGTATCTGGTCATAACGGGAGGTCTGGTAATATGA